CCAGCGGTTCCTGCAACGGGTCGAGGACGCCAACCCCGGCCACGGTGACATCTGGGTGATCGCCGACAACCTGTCCGGTCACAACAGCCTCGCCACCCGCACATGGCCGGCCGACCATCCCCGCATCCAGCACGCGTTCATCCCGGTCGGCGCCTGCTGGCTCAATCTGCAGGAGGCGTGGTGGCGGATCTTCCGCCACCATGCCCTGGCCGGAGTGTCCTTCGCTGATAGCAAGGACATCGACCACGCCACCCGCATCGCCACCGCCCAGCTCAACCAGCGGGCCAAACCCTGGGTCTGGGGACGGCCACCACCGGCCCCCAGACACCTACGCCGCCAGTTCGTCTACAGCCTTTGAGGAACGGAGCACTAGTAGGGCTTGGTT
Above is a genomic segment from Streptosporangium album containing:
- a CDS encoding IS630 family transposase, which gives rise to MDHQQGPGLRRKRTQVVGLYTDPPDGAVVVCADELGPVTPRTFGPAPAWSADGHRIKAPLEYFRGPDKTWVYGALRVADGAAVTMTAASRNSDCYQRFLQRVEDANPGHGDIWVIADNLSGHNSLATRTWPADHPRIQHAFIPVGACWLNLQEAWWRIFRHHALAGVSFADSKDIDHATRIATAQLNQRAKPWVWGRPPPAPRHLRRQFVYSL